A genomic window from Punica granatum isolate Tunisia-2019 chromosome 2, ASM765513v2, whole genome shotgun sequence includes:
- the LOC116196775 gene encoding tropinone reductase homolog At5g06060-like produces the protein MAEAAAGGSRRAGRWSLKGATALVTGGTRGIGRAIVEELAEFGAAVHTCSRNESELGASLKEWEAKGFAVTGSVCDLSSREQRQDLIAKVSSVFNGKLNILINNTGTNIGKRTVEYSGEDYSKIMATNLDSAYHLCQIAYPLLKASGSGSIVFISSVAGLLSIGPSSIYAANKAAMNQITKNLACEWAKDNIRSNCIAPWYIKTSLVEHLLDKKEFYDGIISRTPLQRVGEPEEVASLAAYLCLPAASYITGQVISVDGGMTVNGFFPNIRIS, from the exons atggCGGAGGCGGCGGCCGGCGGCAGCAGAAGAGCAGGAAGGTGGTCCCTCAAGGGCGCCACGGCACTAGTCACCGGAGGAACTCGCGGAATCGG GCGAGCGATAGTGGAGGAGCTGGCGGAGTTCGGGGCAGCCGTGCACACTTGCTCGAGGAACGAATCGGAGCTCGGGGCGAGCTTGAAGGAGTGGGAGGCCAAGGGGTTCGCGGTGACTGGCTCTGTCTGCGACCTGTCCTCTCGAGAGCAGAGGCAGGATCTCATTGCCAAAGTCTCCTCTGTTTTCAATGGCAAGCTCAATATCCTT ATAAATAATACCGGGACGAACATTGGGAAGCGGACAGTCGAATACAGTGGGGAAGACTACTCGAAGATCATGGCCACGAATCTCGATTCTGCTTACCATCTTTGCCAAATCGCTTACCCTCTTCTGAAAGCATCCGGGTCAGGAAGCATCGTGTTCATCTCCTCTGTTGCTGGGTTGCTGAGCATAGGGCCCAGCTCCATTTATGCTGCCAATAA GGCTGCGATGAATCAGATCACAAAGAATCTGGCTTGTGAATGGGCAAAAGACAACATCAGAAGCAACTGTATAGCACCATGGTACATCAAGACCTCACTCGTGGAACAC TTGCTAGATAAGAAGGAATTTTACGATGGAATAATATCTCGGACCCCGCTTCAGCGAGTTGGAGAGCCTGAGGAAGTTGCTTCTCTGGCAGCCTACCTATGCCTTCCTGCAGCTTCATACATCACTGGTCAGGTCATATCAGTTGATGGAGGGATGACCGTGAACGGGTTCTTCCCAAATATAAGAATAAGCTGA